The following coding sequences lie in one Pseudomonas syringae CC1557 genomic window:
- a CDS encoding TOBE domain-containing protein: protein MTIKAINVRNQFKGTIKEIVHGDVLSEIDVQTASGVVTSVITTRSVKELELVVGSEVIAFVKSTEVSIAKL from the coding sequence ATGACTATCAAAGCCATCAACGTTCGCAACCAGTTCAAAGGCACCATCAAGGAAATCGTCCACGGCGACGTACTGTCTGAAATCGACGTGCAAACCGCTTCGGGCGTCGTGACGTCGGTCATTACCACTCGCTCGGTCAAAGAGCTGGAGCTGGTCGTTGGCAGTGAAGTGATTGCCTTCGTGAAGTCGACTGAAGTCTCCATCGCCAAGTTGTAA
- a CDS encoding TetR/AcrR family transcriptional regulator: MTRAAAPRKPQARSQARIDSILDAARTLLAEQGVASLSIYSVAERAGIPPSSVYHFFASVPALLEALTADIHAAFRASLQDPIDTDQLHTWRDLSRIVELRMLAIYNADAAARQLILAQHGLTEINQADRQHDIELGHLMLEVFDRHFQLPALPDDVDVFALAMELGDRVYARSVQLHDEITPRMAEEGMRVFDAYLGLYLPVFLPKRIQNT, from the coding sequence ATGACACGCGCCGCCGCCCCCCGCAAGCCTCAAGCACGCAGCCAGGCCAGAATCGATTCGATTCTCGACGCTGCCCGCACGCTGCTTGCCGAACAAGGGGTGGCCAGCCTGTCGATCTACAGCGTTGCCGAGCGAGCCGGCATTCCACCCTCTTCGGTGTACCACTTCTTCGCCAGCGTCCCCGCGCTGCTTGAAGCACTGACCGCGGATATCCACGCCGCTTTCCGCGCATCGCTGCAGGACCCCATCGACACCGACCAACTCCATACCTGGCGCGACCTGTCACGTATCGTCGAACTGCGCATGCTGGCGATCTACAACGCCGACGCCGCCGCCCGGCAGTTGATTCTCGCGCAGCACGGCCTGACCGAAATCAACCAGGCCGATCGACAGCACGACATTGAGCTGGGGCATTTGATGCTTGAGGTGTTTGATCGCCACTTCCAGTTACCTGCGCTGCCGGACGATGTAGACGTGTTTGCGCTGGCGATGGAACTGGGGGATCGGGTATATGCGCGTTCAGTGCAATTGCATGACGAAATCACACCACGCATGGCCGAAGAAGGCATGCGGGTGTTTGATGCTTATCTGGGTTTGTATTTGCCGGTGTTCTTGCCGAAACGCATCCAGAACACCTGA
- a CDS encoding methyl-accepting chemotaxis protein, producing the protein MRNLKVSLRATISFMFIALLLVALGGISVWKMGEIRETARDLEDDALASVVVADRINASMLRLRLEVRRMLSQTNPQDMATTTSTIATLSDELKKQIKLYVPFVTGEDANPKEVQLFAVVSDNADKMLAAFDGVTSLIRQNAPTEALAYLSANVTPVTRLLDGAVTGLVQLNIDEAANSGKESEDSYQSGLKFVIFIIVAATLATIVLAVLFTKSIVTPLRDMLRVNDTIAKGDLRSVITVTGKDEFSDLMRSTQVMQNNLRDTIKLIGDSSTQLASAAEEMNAVTEESSRGLLRQNNEIDQAATAVNQMTAAVDEVARNAAAASDAAKASDQSTRTGAARVSSTVSAIEKLSNTVQSTSVDVERLAVQSKDISKVLEVIRTIAEQTNLLALNAAIEAARAGEQGRGFAVVADEVRALAHRTQTSTQEIEKMIGDILTGTAQATKAMSESCEQADGTLTIAHEAGAALTLIAKAINEINEMNMMIATASEQQAQVARSVDGNLMSIRDLSIQSAAGAHQTAAASSELSRLAVDMHKLVGRFSL; encoded by the coding sequence ATGAGAAACCTGAAAGTATCGTTACGCGCAACAATCAGCTTTATGTTTATCGCCTTGTTACTGGTTGCCCTGGGTGGTATTTCCGTTTGGAAAATGGGAGAAATTCGCGAGACGGCCCGAGACCTTGAAGACGACGCACTGGCCAGCGTGGTGGTGGCCGACCGGATCAATGCCTCAATGTTGCGCCTGAGGCTGGAAGTCCGCAGAATGCTGTCCCAGACCAATCCGCAAGACATGGCCACGACGACCAGTACGATAGCCACGCTTAGCGATGAATTAAAGAAACAAATCAAGCTCTATGTTCCTTTTGTTACGGGCGAAGATGCGAACCCAAAAGAAGTGCAACTGTTCGCGGTCGTCTCTGATAACGCCGACAAAATGCTGGCTGCATTTGACGGAGTGACCTCACTTATTCGGCAAAATGCGCCGACTGAAGCTCTGGCCTATCTAAGTGCCAATGTGACCCCTGTTACCCGTCTTCTTGACGGCGCCGTGACTGGACTTGTTCAACTTAATATTGACGAGGCCGCGAACTCAGGAAAAGAATCCGAGGATTCGTACCAAAGTGGTCTGAAGTTTGTGATTTTCATTATTGTGGCTGCGACGCTGGCGACGATTGTACTGGCCGTGCTGTTTACCAAAAGTATCGTTACACCGTTGCGCGACATGCTGCGTGTCAACGACACCATCGCCAAAGGTGATCTGCGCAGCGTGATTACTGTCACGGGCAAAGACGAATTTTCCGACCTGATGCGTTCTACCCAGGTGATGCAAAACAATCTGCGCGATACGATCAAGCTGATCGGCGATTCATCCACTCAGCTGGCGTCCGCTGCCGAGGAAATGAATGCCGTCACCGAAGAGTCCAGCAGAGGTTTGCTGCGCCAGAATAATGAAATCGATCAGGCAGCCACCGCAGTCAATCAAATGACCGCCGCGGTCGATGAAGTGGCGCGTAATGCTGCCGCTGCATCAGATGCTGCTAAAGCCTCTGATCAATCAACACGTACCGGCGCCGCGCGGGTAAGCAGCACGGTCAGCGCCATCGAGAAACTGAGTAATACGGTGCAGAGCACCAGTGTCGATGTAGAGCGTCTGGCAGTGCAGTCCAAGGACATCAGCAAGGTGCTGGAAGTCATTCGCACGATTGCGGAGCAAACCAACCTTCTGGCATTAAATGCTGCAATCGAAGCGGCGCGGGCCGGTGAGCAGGGGCGTGGTTTTGCAGTGGTGGCCGATGAAGTGAGAGCTTTGGCACATCGCACCCAGACCTCGACTCAGGAAATCGAGAAAATGATCGGCGACATACTCACGGGTACTGCGCAGGCCACCAAGGCCATGAGTGAAAGTTGCGAGCAGGCCGATGGCACCCTCACTATCGCTCATGAAGCAGGTGCCGCGTTGACTCTGATCGCGAAAGCAATCAATGAAATCAACGAAATGAACATGATGATTGCTACTGCGTCGGAACAGCAGGCGCAGGTTGCCCGTTCGGTCGACGGCAACCTCATGAGTATTCGCGATCTTTCCATCCAGAGCGCAGCGGGCGCTCATCAGACGGCTGCAGCGAGTTCCGAGCTCTCACGTCTTGCTGTGGACATGCACAAACTGGTGGGAAGGTTCTCACTGTAG
- a CDS encoding glutamine synthetase family protein, which translates to MSVPPRAVQLNEANAFLKEHPEVLYVDLLIADMNGVVRGKRIERTSLHKVYEKGINLPASLFALDINGSTVESTGLGLDIGDADRICYPIPDTLCNEPWQKRPTAQLLMTMHELEGDPFFADPREVLRQVVAKFDEMGLTICAAFELEFYLIDQENVNGRPQPPRSPISGKRPHSTQVYLIDDLDEYVDCLQDILEGAKEQGIPADAIVKESAPAQFEVNLHHVADAIKACDYAVLLKRLIKNIAYDHEMDTTFMAKPYPGQAGNGLHVHISILDRDGKNIFTSEDPEQNAALRHAIGGVLETLPAQMAFLCPNVNSYRRFGAQFYVPNSPTWGLDNRTVAVRVPTGSADAVRIEHRVAGADANPYLVMASVLAGVHHGLVNKIEPGAPVEGNSYEQHEQSLPNNLRDALRELDDNPVMAKYIDPKYIDIFVACKESELEEFEHSISDLEYNWYLHTV; encoded by the coding sequence ATGTCGGTACCCCCGCGTGCCGTTCAGCTTAACGAAGCGAACGCGTTCCTTAAGGAACATCCTGAGGTTCTGTACGTTGACCTTCTGATTGCAGATATGAATGGTGTGGTGCGTGGCAAACGCATTGAACGCACCAGCCTCCATAAGGTTTACGAGAAGGGCATCAACCTGCCTGCCTCTTTATTTGCTCTGGATATCAATGGCTCCACGGTGGAAAGCACCGGCCTGGGCCTGGACATCGGTGATGCTGACCGAATCTGTTACCCCATCCCCGACACCCTGTGCAACGAACCTTGGCAAAAGCGCCCTACCGCGCAATTGCTGATGACCATGCACGAACTCGAAGGCGATCCGTTTTTTGCCGACCCGCGTGAGGTACTGCGTCAGGTAGTCGCCAAATTCGATGAAATGGGCCTGACCATCTGCGCCGCGTTCGAGCTGGAGTTCTACCTGATCGATCAGGAGAACGTAAACGGTCGTCCGCAGCCACCGCGCTCGCCGATCTCGGGCAAGCGCCCGCACTCGACACAGGTCTACCTGATCGACGATCTCGACGAGTACGTCGATTGTCTACAGGACATTCTCGAAGGTGCGAAGGAGCAAGGCATTCCTGCCGACGCCATCGTCAAGGAAAGCGCCCCGGCCCAGTTCGAAGTGAACCTGCACCACGTCGCCGATGCGATCAAGGCGTGCGATTACGCTGTGCTGCTCAAGCGCCTGATCAAGAACATCGCCTACGACCATGAAATGGACACCACCTTCATGGCCAAGCCTTATCCGGGTCAGGCAGGGAACGGTTTGCACGTCCACATCTCGATTCTGGATCGCGATGGCAAGAACATCTTCACCAGCGAGGATCCCGAGCAGAACGCCGCATTGCGTCACGCAATCGGCGGTGTGCTCGAGACCCTGCCGGCGCAAATGGCGTTCCTGTGCCCGAACGTCAACTCGTACCGCCGGTTCGGTGCGCAGTTCTATGTGCCGAACTCACCCACCTGGGGCCTGGACAATCGTACGGTCGCGGTTCGTGTACCCACGGGTTCGGCTGATGCCGTGCGTATCGAACACCGCGTTGCCGGTGCCGATGCCAACCCGTATCTGGTGATGGCTTCGGTGCTGGCGGGCGTGCATCACGGCCTGGTCAACAAGATCGAGCCAGGCGCCCCAGTGGAAGGCAACTCGTACGAACAGCACGAACAAAGCCTGCCGAACAACCTGCGCGACGCACTTCGCGAGTTGGACGACAACCCGGTCATGGCCAAGTACATCGATCCGAAATACATCGATATCTTCGTGGCCTGTAAAGAGAGCGAGCTGGAGGAGTTCGAACACTCCATCTCCGACCTTGAGTACAACTGGTATCTGCATACGGTCTGA
- a CDS encoding glutamine synthetase family protein, whose protein sequence is MSTNLDQLTDWLKEHKITEVECMMSDLTGITRGKISPTNKFIAEKGMRLPESVLLQTVTGDYVEDEIYYELLDPADIDMICRPDQNAVYLVPWAVEPTAQVIHDTYDKHGNPIELSPRNVLKKVLKLYADQGWQPIVAPEMEFYLTKRSDDPDYPLQPPIGRSGRPETGRQSFSIEAANEFDPLFEDVYDWCELQNLDLDTLIHEDGTAQMEINFRHGDALSLADQILVFKRTMREAALKHNVAATFMAKPMTGEPGSAMHLHQSIIDIETGKNIFSNEDGTMSELFLNHVGGLQKFIPELLPLFAPNVNSFRRFLPDTSAPVNVEWGEENRTVGLRVPDAGPQNRRVENRLPGADANPYLAIAASLLCGFIGMVEGINPSAPVVGRGYERRNLRLPLTIEDALERMENSKTIEKYLGKKFIIGYVAVKRAEHENFKRVISSWEREFLLFAV, encoded by the coding sequence ATGAGTACCAACCTCGACCAGCTCACCGATTGGTTGAAAGAACACAAGATTACCGAAGTCGAATGCATGATGTCCGACCTCACCGGAATCACGCGTGGCAAGATCTCGCCGACCAACAAATTCATTGCTGAAAAAGGTATGCGTCTACCGGAAAGCGTTTTGTTGCAAACGGTTACCGGCGACTACGTGGAAGACGAGATCTACTACGAGTTGCTGGACCCGGCGGACATCGACATGATCTGCCGCCCCGATCAGAACGCGGTGTACCTGGTGCCCTGGGCCGTCGAGCCCACCGCACAGGTGATCCACGACACCTACGACAAGCACGGCAACCCCATCGAGCTGTCGCCGCGCAACGTATTGAAGAAGGTTCTCAAACTCTACGCCGATCAGGGCTGGCAGCCCATCGTGGCGCCGGAGATGGAGTTTTACCTGACCAAGCGCAGCGACGACCCGGATTACCCGCTACAGCCGCCAATTGGTCGTTCCGGGCGTCCGGAGACCGGACGTCAGTCGTTCTCGATCGAGGCCGCCAACGAATTCGATCCGCTGTTCGAAGACGTTTATGACTGGTGCGAACTGCAGAATCTGGATCTCGACACGCTGATCCATGAAGACGGTACGGCGCAGATGGAAATCAACTTCCGTCATGGCGACGCCCTGTCGCTGGCGGATCAGATTCTGGTGTTCAAGCGCACCATGCGTGAAGCCGCGCTCAAGCACAACGTTGCGGCGACCTTTATGGCCAAGCCGATGACCGGTGAGCCGGGCAGCGCCATGCACTTGCACCAGAGCATCATCGACATCGAGACCGGCAAGAACATCTTCTCCAATGAAGACGGGACCATGAGCGAGCTGTTTCTCAACCACGTCGGCGGTTTGCAGAAATTCATTCCCGAGCTGTTGCCGCTGTTCGCCCCCAACGTCAACTCGTTCCGGCGCTTTTTGCCGGACACCTCGGCACCTGTGAACGTTGAGTGGGGCGAAGAAAATCGTACCGTTGGCCTGCGCGTGCCGGATGCCGGGCCGCAGAACCGGCGTGTGGAGAACCGCCTGCCGGGTGCCGATGCCAACCCGTATCTGGCCATTGCCGCCAGCCTGCTGTGTGGCTTCATCGGCATGGTCGAAGGCATCAACCCGAGTGCACCGGTGGTGGGGCGCGGTTATGAGCGTCGTAACCTGCGCCTGCCGCTGACCATCGAAGATGCGCTGGAACGCATGGAAAACAGCAAGACCATCGAGAAGTACCTGGGCAAGAAATTCATCATCGGTTACGTCGCGGTCAAGCGCGCCGAGCATGAGAACTTCAAGCGCGTGATCAGCTCGTGGGAGCGGGAATTCCTGCTCTTTGCTGTCTGA
- a CDS encoding aspartate aminotransferase family protein: MSANNNPQTLEWQALSSEHHLAPFSDYKQLKEKGPRIITRAEGVYLWDSEGHKILDGMSGLWCVAIGYGREELADAASKQMRELPYYNLFFQTAHPPVLELAKAISEISPEGMNHVFFTGSGSEGNDTMLRMVRHYWALKGQPNKKTIISRVNGYHGSTVAGASLGGMTYMHEQGDLPIPGIVHIAQPYWFGEGGDMTPDEFGVWAAGQLEKKILELGVENVGAFIAEPIQGAGGVIIPPDSYWPKIKEILSRYDILFVADEVICGFGRTSEWFGSDFYGLKPHMMTIAKGLTSGYVPMGGLLVRDEIVAVLNEGGDFNHGFTYSGHPVAAAVALENIRILREEKIVERVKSETAPYLQKRLRELNDHPLVGEIRGVGLLGAIELVKDKVSRERYTDKGAGMICRTFCFDNGLIMRAVGDTMIIAPPLVISFAEIDELVEKARKCLDLTLAALQG; this comes from the coding sequence ATGAGTGCCAATAACAACCCGCAAACCCTCGAATGGCAGGCCCTGAGCAGCGAGCATCACCTGGCACCGTTCAGCGACTACAAACAATTGAAAGAAAAAGGCCCGCGCATCATCACTCGCGCCGAGGGCGTTTATCTGTGGGACAGCGAGGGCCACAAAATCCTCGATGGCATGTCCGGTCTGTGGTGTGTGGCGATTGGTTATGGCCGCGAAGAACTGGCCGATGCGGCCAGCAAACAGATGCGCGAACTGCCGTATTACAACCTGTTCTTCCAGACCGCCCACCCGCCGGTGCTGGAGCTGGCCAAAGCCATTTCCGAGATATCTCCCGAGGGCATGAACCACGTGTTCTTTACCGGTTCGGGCTCGGAAGGCAATGACACCATGCTGCGCATGGTGCGTCATTATTGGGCCCTGAAAGGCCAGCCGAACAAGAAAACCATCATCAGCCGCGTCAACGGCTATCACGGCTCCACTGTCGCCGGTGCCAGCCTGGGCGGCATGACGTATATGCACGAACAGGGCGACCTGCCGATTCCGGGCATTGTGCATATTGCGCAGCCCTACTGGTTCGGTGAAGGCGGCGACATGACGCCGGACGAATTCGGTGTTTGGGCTGCCGGGCAACTGGAAAAGAAAATTCTCGAACTGGGCGTCGAGAACGTCGGCGCATTTATCGCCGAGCCGATCCAGGGCGCAGGTGGCGTAATCATCCCACCGGATTCCTACTGGCCGAAGATCAAGGAGATCCTGTCGCGCTACGACATCCTGTTCGTTGCCGATGAGGTGATCTGTGGTTTCGGGCGCACCAGTGAGTGGTTCGGTAGCGATTTCTACGGCCTAAAACCGCACATGATGACCATCGCCAAGGGGCTCACTTCCGGTTATGTACCGATGGGCGGCCTGCTGGTGCGTGATGAAATCGTCGCGGTGCTTAATGAGGGTGGCGATTTCAACCATGGATTCACCTATTCGGGGCATCCGGTGGCAGCAGCGGTTGCGCTTGAGAATATTCGTATCCTGCGCGAAGAAAAGATCGTCGAACGGGTCAAGTCGGAAACGGCACCGTATTTGCAGAAGCGTTTGCGTGAACTGAACGATCATCCGCTGGTGGGTGAAATACGTGGCGTCGGGTTGCTGGGGGCCATCGAGCTGGTGAAAGACAAAGTCTCCCGCGAGCGCTACACCGACAAGGGCGCGGGCATGATCTGTCGAACCTTCTGCTTCGACAATGGCCTGATCATGCGGGCCGTTGGCGATACGATGATCATTGCGCCGCCACTGGTGATCAGTTTTGCGGAAATCGATGAGTTGGTGGAGAAGGCGCGCAAGTGCCTGGACCTGACTCTGGCTGCATTGCAGGGCTGA
- a CDS encoding polyamine ABC transporter substrate-binding protein, which translates to MKKFGKTLLALSLMGVVATAAQADDKVLHVYNWSDYIAPDTVAKFEKESGIKVVYDVFDSNETLEAKLLAGKSGYDIVVPSNNFLAKQIKAGVYQELDKSKLPNWKNLNESLLKAVSVSDPENKHAFPYMWGSIGIGINPDKVKAALGADAPVNSWDLLFKPENAAKLKSCGISFLDSPTEMLPIALHYLGYPTDSQDKKQLAEAEALFMKIRPSIGYFHSSKYISDLANGNICVAVGYSGDIYQAKSRAAEAGGKVKVAYNIPKEGAGSFYDMVAIPKDAENVEGAYKFMTFLMKPEIMAEITNAVRFPNGNAAATALVDKEITGDPGVYPPADVQAKLYAIADLPAATQRIMTRSWTKIKSGK; encoded by the coding sequence ATGAAAAAATTTGGCAAGACCCTTCTCGCGCTGTCCCTGATGGGCGTTGTGGCTACCGCTGCGCAGGCCGATGACAAAGTGCTGCACGTCTACAACTGGTCCGATTACATCGCACCGGACACCGTTGCCAAATTCGAGAAGGAATCGGGCATCAAGGTGGTCTACGACGTTTTTGACAGCAACGAGACACTGGAAGCCAAATTGCTGGCCGGCAAGTCCGGCTATGACATCGTCGTGCCGTCCAACAACTTTCTCGCCAAGCAGATCAAGGCCGGTGTCTACCAGGAGTTGGACAAGTCCAAACTGCCGAACTGGAAGAATCTGAATGAATCGCTGCTCAAGGCCGTGTCGGTCAGCGACCCGGAGAACAAGCACGCCTTCCCGTACATGTGGGGCTCCATCGGTATCGGCATCAATCCGGACAAGGTCAAGGCCGCGCTGGGTGCTGATGCGCCGGTCAACTCGTGGGATTTGCTGTTCAAGCCCGAGAACGCGGCCAAGCTGAAGTCGTGCGGCATCAGCTTCCTCGATTCGCCGACTGAAATGCTGCCGATTGCGCTGCATTACCTCGGCTATCCGACCGACTCGCAGGACAAGAAGCAGCTCGCCGAAGCTGAAGCGCTGTTCATGAAGATTCGTCCGTCAATTGGCTACTTCCACTCGTCCAAGTACATCTCGGACCTGGCCAACGGCAACATCTGTGTAGCGGTTGGCTACTCGGGTGACATCTACCAGGCCAAGTCGCGCGCCGCAGAAGCCGGTGGCAAGGTCAAGGTGGCTTACAACATTCCGAAAGAAGGTGCCGGCAGCTTCTATGACATGGTCGCCATTCCCAAGGATGCCGAAAACGTCGAGGGTGCCTACAAGTTCATGACCTTCCTGATGAAGCCGGAAATCATGGCTGAAATCACCAACGCCGTGCGTTTCCCGAACGGTAACGCGGCGGCTACGGCGCTGGTCGACAAGGAAATCACCGGTGACCCTGGCGTTTATCCGCCTGCCGACGTCCAGGCCAAACTGTATGCCATCGCGGACTTGCCAGCGGCTACCCAGCGAATCATGACCCGCAGCTGGACCAAGATAAAGTCAGGTAAATAA
- a CDS encoding polyamine ABC transporter substrate-binding protein: MSISIFSKALLAAAGLTLTLSAQAESTVHIYNWSDYIGKTTLADFEASTGIKPMYDVFDSNETLEAKLLAGRTGYDVVVPSNHFLGKQIKAGAFQKLDKSLLPNYKNLDPALLKRLEKNDPGNQYAVPYLWGTNGIGYNVDKVKAVLGVDKIDSWAVLFEPENIKKLSSCGVAFLDSADEMLPAMLNYLGLDPNSTKEADYKKAEAKLMAIRPYVTYFHSSKYITDLANGDICVAAGFSGDVFQARSRAEEAGKGVKLAYSIPKEGGNLWFDMLAIPADSKNVKAASAFINYMLDPKVIAQVSDEVGYANPNPASGEFMDQKIRTDAAVYPPQEVLDRLFVNSELPPKVQRLMTRSWTKVKSGK, translated from the coding sequence TTGTCTATTTCTATTTTTTCCAAAGCCTTGCTGGCGGCCGCCGGACTGACACTGACTCTCAGTGCTCAGGCTGAATCCACCGTGCATATTTATAACTGGTCCGATTACATCGGCAAGACCACCCTGGCAGACTTCGAAGCCAGTACCGGCATCAAGCCGATGTACGACGTGTTCGATTCCAATGAAACCCTGGAAGCCAAGTTGCTGGCCGGGCGTACTGGCTACGACGTTGTGGTGCCGTCCAACCACTTCCTCGGCAAGCAGATCAAGGCTGGCGCCTTCCAGAAGCTCGACAAGTCGTTGCTGCCCAACTACAAGAACCTCGACCCGGCGCTGCTCAAGCGTCTGGAGAAGAACGACCCTGGCAACCAGTACGCCGTGCCGTATCTGTGGGGCACCAACGGCATCGGTTATAACGTCGACAAGGTCAAAGCTGTGCTGGGCGTCGACAAGATCGACTCCTGGGCCGTCCTGTTCGAGCCTGAGAACATCAAGAAGCTGTCCAGTTGCGGCGTAGCGTTTCTGGATTCCGCTGATGAAATGCTGCCGGCGATGCTCAATTACCTCGGGCTGGACCCAAACAGCACCAAGGAAGCCGATTACAAAAAGGCCGAAGCCAAGCTGATGGCGATTCGTCCTTACGTGACCTATTTCCACTCATCCAAATACATCACCGACCTGGCCAATGGCGACATCTGCGTTGCCGCCGGTTTCTCGGGTGATGTGTTCCAGGCCCGCTCCCGTGCCGAAGAAGCAGGCAAGGGCGTGAAGCTTGCTTACAGCATCCCGAAAGAGGGCGGCAACCTGTGGTTCGACATGCTGGCAATTCCGGCGGATTCGAAAAATGTGAAGGCCGCCAGCGCCTTCATCAACTACATGCTTGACCCCAAGGTCATTGCCCAGGTCAGCGATGAAGTCGGCTATGCCAACCCCAATCCCGCCTCCGGCGAGTTCATGGACCAGAAAATCCGCACTGACGCAGCGGTCTACCCGCCTCAGGAAGTGCTGGATCGCCTGTTCGTGAACAGCGAGTTGCCACCCAAGGTGCAACGCCTCATGACCCGCAGCTGGACCAAGGTCAAGTCGGGCAAATAA
- the potA gene encoding polyamine ABC transporter ATP-binding protein, producing MAVASGAYKKAIEGGQQPKEVLVRIDRVTKKFDETIAVDDVSLQINKGEIFALLGGSGSGKSTLLRMLAGFERPTEGRIFLDGVDITDMPPYERPINMMFQSYALFPHMTVADNIAFGLKQDKLGKSEIDARVAEMLKLVQMTQYAKRKPHQLSGGQRQRVALARSLAKKPKLLLLDEPMGALDKKLRSQMQLELVEIIERVGVTCVMVTHDQEEAMTMAERIAIMHLGWIAQIGSPIDIYETPTSRLVCEFIGSVNLFEGEVIEDMEGHALISSPELERNIYVGHGVSTSVEDKHITYALRPEKLLITTEQPGFEYNWSRGKVHDIAYLGGHSVFYVELPGGKLVQSFVANAERQGARPTWGDEVYVWWEDDSGVVLRS from the coding sequence ATGGCAGTTGCCTCCGGCGCCTACAAAAAAGCCATCGAAGGCGGTCAGCAACCCAAAGAGGTGCTGGTCCGGATCGATCGGGTCACCAAGAAGTTCGACGAGACGATTGCGGTGGACGACGTGTCCCTGCAGATCAACAAGGGTGAAATCTTCGCGCTGCTCGGCGGCTCGGGCTCCGGCAAATCGACGCTGTTACGCATGCTTGCGGGTTTTGAGCGTCCGACTGAGGGACGTATCTTCCTCGACGGCGTCGACATCACCGACATGCCGCCCTACGAACGTCCGATCAACATGATGTTCCAGTCCTATGCGCTGTTCCCGCACATGACCGTAGCCGATAACATCGCTTTCGGCCTCAAGCAGGACAAACTGGGCAAGTCGGAAATCGATGCGCGCGTGGCCGAGATGCTCAAGCTGGTGCAGATGACCCAGTACGCCAAGCGCAAGCCGCATCAGCTTTCTGGTGGACAGCGTCAGCGCGTGGCCCTGGCCCGTTCGCTGGCCAAAAAGCCCAAGCTGTTGCTGCTCGACGAGCCGATGGGCGCGCTGGACAAGAAACTGCGTTCGCAGATGCAGCTGGAACTGGTGGAAATCATCGAACGTGTTGGTGTGACCTGCGTGATGGTGACCCACGATCAGGAAGAGGCCATGACCATGGCCGAGCGTATCGCGATCATGCACCTGGGCTGGATCGCGCAGATCGGCAGCCCGATCGACATCTATGAAACCCCGACCAGTCGTCTGGTCTGCGAATTCATCGGCAGCGTCAATCTGTTCGAAGGTGAAGTGATCGAGGACATGGAAGGCCATGCACTGATCAGCAGTCCTGAGCTGGAGCGCAATATTTATGTCGGCCACGGCGTCAGTACTTCGGTGGAAGACAAGCACATCACTTACGCACTGCGCCCGGAAAAGCTGCTGATCACGACAGAACAGCCGGGTTTCGAATACAACTGGTCACGCGGCAAGGTCCACGATATCGCCTATCTGGGCGGCCACTCGGTGTTCTACGTCGAGCTGCCGGGCGGCAAGCTGGTACAGTCGTTCGTTGCCAACGCCGAGCGTCAGGGTGCGCGGCCTACCTGGGGCGATGAAGTCTACGTCTGGTGGGAAGACGACAGCGGCGTGGTACTGCGCTCATGA